The stretch of DNA ACCTCGGCAAACTCGAGCATTTCGGTTTCGGTGCTCGTCTTTTCGCCGAGATCCACCGGCGCATGTTCGATGATGACGTGGCAGGTCGCGCAAGCGAGCGCGCCGCCGCACTCTCCAATGACGCCTGCGATGTCGTTCGCAACGGCTGCCTCCATCAGCGAATGCCCGATCGGCACATTCGCGGTGGTCTCCGACCCATCCTTGTTGATCCAAGTCACTCTGATCGTTTCCGGCATTTTCCTATCCTGGTGGGATACAACGCGCGGGGGTACGGCGCGACGTTTCCTCTGGGGTCATACTCGGTCGCGTTCGACAGGGACCTCGCCGCGATGCGGATGGTTCCCATAGGCAGCGCCCTGCAGCGCCAGGCCAAATGCGAGGCTATCCTCAAACGCCTTCTTGATTGGGCGAAGCAGCGCCGTCCTCGTATTGCGCGCCACCACCGCGGGCTTTTCGGCAAGCCTGTCTGCGTGTTCCCATGCGCGATCCATCAGTTTCGCCGGGTCCAAAACCTCACCGACGATTCCGGCGGCAAGCGCTTCCTCCGCGTCGAGCAGCTTCTCGGCAAAGAGCATGTACCGGCTGCGATTAGGGCCGAGCAGGGTGGACCAGACAATTTGAGTCCCATCACCCGGGACGACATTTCTGGGGAAGTGGGCTGCGTCCCCGAACACCGCGGTACTGGAGGCGAGAACGATATCGCTGAGAAGCGCGATCTCGGCGTGGATCGTGCACTTGCCGTTGACGGCTGCGACGACGGGAATCTCGAGGTCGAGCAGAGCGTTGATGTAGCGCTTGGCCTCCCACGTCATGTGATCCCAGGCAATGCCCTTAAAACTTGGCAAATTGATCGAACCAAGGAAGTTGTCGCCCGTGCCGCTCAGCAGCAGAACCCGGTTCTCCCTGTCGGCGTCAATGTTCTGCAAGACATCCCCGACCAGGCGATGTCCAGTGGACGACCAAACCCACTCTTTCCCGTCCGTGTGAAAGCGGAGGTGCAGGACACCATCCCTCCGCTCGATCGCGAATTCAGGGTATTTATTGACGTAGTCCGAGAGGGTGGTCATTTCGCCAACTTCCACTTCGCCTTAGCACCCGGTTGTCTCGTTTCCGCTTGCGAGCCCCATACTCCGTTCATAACATGCGGCACGCCAACTGTCCACGAATGCATTACCAAAGTTATTTCTGAAAGGCAATCGTCATTCGCGCCTGGTCGGAACTTTCGTGGCCTCATCGGCGGGCGAGATCAGGACCCGCTTACTGCCGAACGCCCGCGATGTGGTGGTAATCTTGTGAGCTCAGCTCCAACACCACACCCCAGGGATCCTCGCAGTAGCAGATTCGCGTTCCAGGCCAGACCGTATGAATCTGGCTGCGTTTGCGGCCGCCGAACGAGATCAGCCTGCTGATCGAGTCTTCCAGGTGATCGACGGTGAAGCAGATGTGAGAAACGCCGCACCTCCAATACTCAAAATCGGCCTCCGGAGCGACCGTCGCCGGCTCTATGAACTCGAAGAGCTCAATTCCTATTCTTCCGCCCCTTGTGGCGAGATGGGCGATACGCATCCCTCCCCAGCGCGGACCAAAAACGTCGCGCCGCCTGTCACCTGCGGGCGTCTCGAGCGTCGCCGTCTGGGGCTTCACGAGCACCTCGAGATCAAACACCGACTTGTAGAGGGTCACGGCCGCGTCGAGATCGCCAACAGTGATCCCGATGTGATTAACCTCTATCATGACGGTTCCCTTCTTTCGTTATCCGCAGGCTTCTTTTCGAGACACACATCGGCAAGTCCTCTACAGGCTCTCGGGATTGTGCAGGGATTCGGGCCGGATCAGTCCGACGCAGGCCAGGGCAAGCGCGGCGGCCACCGCCAGATACAGCGCAGGCATGGTCGTGTTCCCGGTCAAGCTGACAAGCAGCGCCGCAATGAACGGAGCGGTTCCGCCGAACAGCGATGCTGCTAAATTGTAGCCGACCGACGACCCCGTTGCTCGCACCCGGGTCGGGAATAGCTCGGCCATTGTCACTGTCGAAGTCGATAGGAACAGGCCGACGCCGCTCCCGAGCAGGGCCTGGCCAATGAAAGCTCCGGCCGGGCCGGCGGACATCAGGATGAACGCTGGATAGGCCGCGAGAAGGAGCCAGATTGCCCCGGTCGCGAGCACGCTCCGTCGCCCCCATCGATCTGCAGCGCTTCCGGCAAATGGAAGGATGACCAGGCCGATGGCGCTTGCCACGACGGTCGACATGAAGGCGACCGAAAAACCGAGATGCGAGACGGTCTGGATATAGGTCGTGGCATACGAGAATGCCATGTAAAAAGCCACCGAGTGCAGCGTGCCGATCCCGATCGCAAGGAGCAATGGTCTGCGATGTGATAGAACCTCTCGCAGAGGAGCTTGCGAGATTTCCCCCCTGGAGGAGATGGCCGAGAACTCGGGCGTCTCGCTGACCCGCAAGCGGATGAACACCGCGACCAGACCCAGTGGCGCGGCCAGCAGGAAGACCCATCGCCAACCGGTCGTGGCGACCCACTCCGACCCGATGGCGTTGGTCAGGACGGTTACGACGATCGCGCCGAAGAGGAATCCACTCAAACTGGAGAAGATGTACCAGCTCGTCGCAAACCCGCGTCGCCCGGGTCGGGCGAATTCCGCGAGAAGGCTCGTCGCGGTACCAAACTCGCCACCGACGGCAAGCCCTTGGATAAGGCGCAGCACGACCAGGGATGCTGTCGCCGCGATACCGACGCTCTCGTACGTTGGAAGGAGGCCGACCGCCGCGGTCGCCCCCGCCATCATCACGACCATGAGGATCAGCACGGGAGTTCGGCCGATCCGATCTGCGACCGGGCCAAATAGTAATGCCCCGAGCGGTCTCATGAAGAATGTTACACCGAATAGGGCCAAACTGCTGAGAACCTGCACCGCAGGATCCGCACCAAAGAAAAACAATTTGCCCATCGCCACTGCGAGATATCCGTAAATCGCGGTGTCATAAGCTTCGAAGGCATTCCCGAGAACGCCACCCACGAGGGCATTTCGTCGTGACTTGGAAAGGGGCGGCGCGACGTCGGCCGGTCTCGTGAGTGTGAAGGCCGTCACGAATTCCTCCCAGGAAACAAACAACAGGACCTATCGCCGTTGGGCACAGCCAATCTCGGTTCTTCTGTGCTGGCCTCACCAGCCGCCTTATGTCTCTGACGAGTGTCGCTGGTGCCGAGCGCAGCGGGGGCGACGCATCCGTCATAATAAATATGACACACAAGTGTGTCAACATCGGCATCAAAGTTATATCTGGAGAGGCCCCGATATTGGCGCCCGCAGCAGGTTTCACCCGCAAAAGGCGCTTTCGATCCACGCTTCATGACGATGAAGGGGTGAGGTGAATATTGCGATGATCTGGGAGGAGGTCGGGCGTCAGCTGCTGCGGCTGTCACTGAGCATCTTGGGTTGAGACTGCTGTGTGAAAGATTTCAATGACTTGGCGTTCGGCTCAGTGCACAGGCGTGTACCTTTAACGGGGTCTGCCTCATTCTCTGTGGTGCTTGGAATTTCACATTCACCAAAGACCATTGATAACGCGGGGCAAATCCGGTTCGGTCCCTTGATTTTTCCGCAACAAGTTTTCCGGTGAGACCCTTCGTGAAATCTCGAAGTGTTCTCCGAGTGTTATGGGTTCGAAACGGTCTCGGGCACCACAGAGTTTGAGGAAGACCCATCTAACGTGAGATTCCGGCTCGCGAACGTCACTTTGATTCCGAGTAGGGACGGACGGCGGTAGGACCAAAGAGGCCGGCGCCTGACCCGGCTCGAATCCCCTCACGCTGGCGCCCTCGCATCCGGTTCCAGAGGATTGGCCATCCAGTCTCACATTGACAGCTAACTTGAGACTCAGGCCCGCTTCAGTCTCAAGCCAAAATGCTCAACGGCGGGAAAAATCGCGGAGTCTCACGCCAAGATGCCAAGCGACAGTGGACCTCCGGCCAGCGCACAGGGTCGACAATCTGGCGATGGCGATATCGCTGATCGGATCGATCAAGGGGCGTGGCGCTCCTGCCCGCCTATGCGAAGAACTTCCTGCAGTGGTCCGTGACCAGCCGTCCGCTCGATGGTGAGGCACCGACGATCGATCTCGTCATCGGCTACAACAAGACCAACACTTCGCCAATTCTCGGACTGTTCCTTTCGCGCCTCGAGCAGTTGAAGAAGAGGGCTCCGCAAACGCACTGATTGTCGGCGCTGACTCGCCGCCCTACCCAGGACAAACGTTCTGTCGCGCGCGCTGCGCGAGATCGGCAGGATCGAACGCACCCTGTTCATATATGTTACTTGGAATCAGTCGTCGTCCGGTGTCACGCGTCCTGGGAGAGAGCATGGCCGCAACCGCTGCGTCGTTGCAGCGGCCTTTTCTTTCCCGATGCGGCCCATGTCATCGACCCGGCCGTCCTCAGCCAGCGGCTCGCCGCTAAGGCGAAATCATATGGCGCGTCGTTCCGACGCGCCCATGTGGAGCGATTGGACCCGCAGAGCAGCGGGCCTATCCGGCTGATATGTGGCGACTGCGATGTCGAGGCACATTCGGTCGTTCTTGCTGCCGGGGCTGGTTGCCGGTTCCATCGCGCATGGCGCGGGTGATGGCGATGATCTCCGCCTGGCTCTTGGTCATCGAATAAAGATTGCACATGCGCCCATCATGGAGCGTTAGAGCGATCCGCTCAAGTTGATCGCCCTATCTCACATTGAGCGCTCAGGTTCGGGTCAGCGCGATCGAGTCTCCACCACGATGTTCTGGATGGCGGGAGCTGGTGCGCTATTTCCGAAACATGCTCATGAACGAGAAGCCCCAATCTTGCTGCGCCGCGCCGAGCGTGAAGCCTGCTTCTGCAGCGGCTCGCTCATATATCCCTACAGGGAAGACCTGCTCGTTCACGCCGTCGAGAATGAGCTTCTTGGTAAAATCGTCGGAGGCGTGTCCGCTCGGCTCGCACAGGAGGAAGAGTTGTCCTCCCGACTTCAGGATACGCACAGCCTCTCTCAAGATCGCGTTCAAGTCCTGGAAATGATGGATTGCACGACAGAAGACAACT from Rhizobiales bacterium GAS188 encodes:
- a CDS encoding ferredoxin, 2Fe-2S — translated: MPETIRVTWINKDGSETTANVPIGHSLMEAAVANDIAGVIGECGGALACATCHVIIEHAPVDLGEKTSTETEMLEFAEVPPTPRSRLSCQIKAAPELDGIILRVPAA
- a CDS encoding Enoyl-CoA hydratase/carnithine racemase, which codes for MTTLSDYVNKYPEFAIERRDGVLHLRFHTDGKEWVWSSTGHRLVGDVLQNIDADRENRVLLLSGTGDNFLGSINLPSFKGIAWDHMTWEAKRYINALLDLEIPVVAAVNGKCTIHAEIALLSDIVLASSTAVFGDAAHFPRNVVPGDGTQIVWSTLLGPNRSRYMLFAEKLLDAEEALAAGIVGEVLDPAKLMDRAWEHADRLAEKPAVVARNTRTALLRPIKKAFEDSLAFGLALQGAAYGNHPHRGEVPVERDRV
- a CDS encoding MFS transporter, MHS family, proline/betaine transporter, whose amino-acid sequence is MTAFTLTRPADVAPPLSKSRRNALVGGVLGNAFEAYDTAIYGYLAVAMGKLFFFGADPAVQVLSSLALFGVTFFMRPLGALLFGPVADRIGRTPVLILMVVMMAGATAAVGLLPTYESVGIAATASLVVLRLIQGLAVGGEFGTATSLLAEFARPGRRGFATSWYIFSSLSGFLFGAIVVTVLTNAIGSEWVATTGWRWVFLLAAPLGLVAVFIRLRVSETPEFSAISSRGEISQAPLREVLSHRRPLLLAIGIGTLHSVAFYMAFSYATTYIQTVSHLGFSVAFMSTVVASAIGLVILPFAGSAADRWGRRSVLATGAIWLLLAAYPAFILMSAGPAGAFIGQALLGSGVGLFLSTSTVTMAELFPTRVRATGSSVGYNLAASLFGGTAPFIAALLVSLTGNTTMPALYLAVAAALALACVGLIRPESLHNPESL